One window of the SAR202 cluster bacterium genome contains the following:
- a CDS encoding 4Fe-4S dicluster domain-containing protein, whose amino-acid sequence MASHHKWGMVVDIDRCTGCQACVMACQAENNIAVNEEVHFLSRRAHQWIRIDRYWDGDTKEKGVVTWPDVKARFIPVLCQHCENAPCEPVCPVYATYHNNQGLNVQVYNRCIGTRYCANNCPYQVRFFNFRDPLWPKSLWNHLNPDVTIRSRGIMEKCTFCIQRIRRAERVVEGQRGEQLDDAKLKAGNWMPACVNACPTDTLIFGDLNDPNSQVSRKSQDPRHYKLLEELGTDPNVVYLKKVDPQHAQHA is encoded by the coding sequence ATGGCAAGCCATCACAAATGGGGAATGGTTGTTGATATTGACCGCTGCACCGGCTGCCAGGCCTGTGTCATGGCATGCCAGGCCGAGAATAACATCGCTGTCAATGAAGAAGTCCATTTCCTCTCCCGCCGCGCTCACCAGTGGATCCGTATAGACCGCTACTGGGACGGCGACACCAAGGAGAAAGGCGTCGTTACCTGGCCCGATGTGAAGGCCAGATTCATCCCTGTCCTCTGCCAGCACTGCGAAAATGCCCCCTGCGAACCTGTCTGCCCGGTCTATGCTACCTACCACAATAACCAGGGCCTTAACGTCCAGGTGTACAACCGCTGCATTGGCACCCGTTACTGCGCCAACAACTGTCCCTATCAGGTCCGCTTCTTCAATTTCCGCGACCCCCTGTGGCCCAAGAGCCTCTGGAACCATCTGAACCCGGACGTGACCATCCGAAGCCGCGGCATCATGGAAAAGTGCACCTTCTGTATTCAGCGCATCCGCCGCGCCGAGCGCGTTGTCGAAGGCCAGCGCGGCGAGCAGTTGGATGACGCCAAGCTCAAGGCCGGCAACTGGATGCCTGCTTGTGTCAACGCCTGTCCGACTGATACCCTCATCTTTGGCGATTTGAACGACCCCAACAGCCAGGTCTCCAGGAAGTCCCAGGACCCGCGGCACTACAAGCTCCTGGAAGAGCTCGGCACAGATCCTAACGTCGTCTACTTGAAGAAGGTTGACCCACAGCATGCACAGCACGCATAG
- a CDS encoding MoxR family ATPase, producing the protein MNDAREIASRLTANVEKVIVGKNKIVKSGVMALLCRGHVLIEGVPGVGKTMLARSIAVSIGGTFKRIQCTSDLLPSDVTGTYVFDQRDREFHFRPGPIMANLVVVDEINRASPRTQSAFLESMEERQVTVDGTTHPLPNPFFILATRNPIEHGGTFPLPETELDRFIMRVRLSYPTVGDEAAIVENQMLAHPITTLGKVVDLDEIVKAQEAVRRVYMDRLVTDYAVAIVSATRQHPLIHLGASPRATLSLVALAQANALVEGRDFVLPDDIKAVAAEALSHRVILNAEGRAGGGEDQVVENVLSTVPVERTAAAQRTPFPTARAAS; encoded by the coding sequence CTGAATGATGCGCGTGAAATAGCCAGCCGTCTTACGGCCAACGTTGAGAAAGTTATCGTCGGCAAAAATAAAATCGTGAAGTCCGGCGTCATGGCCCTCCTGTGCAGGGGTCACGTACTTATCGAGGGCGTCCCCGGCGTCGGAAAGACCATGCTGGCCCGCAGCATCGCCGTATCCATCGGCGGCACCTTCAAGCGCATCCAGTGCACCTCAGACCTCCTCCCCAGCGACGTCACCGGCACCTACGTCTTCGACCAGCGCGACCGCGAATTTCACTTCCGCCCCGGCCCCATCATGGCCAACCTGGTGGTGGTCGATGAGATAAACCGCGCCTCCCCGCGTACCCAGTCAGCTTTCTTGGAGTCTATGGAGGAGCGCCAGGTGACCGTGGACGGCACCACCCATCCGCTACCAAACCCCTTCTTTATTCTCGCCACCCGCAACCCCATTGAGCATGGCGGCACCTTCCCGCTGCCGGAGACCGAATTGGACAGGTTTATCATGCGCGTGCGCCTTAGCTATCCCACCGTCGGCGACGAAGCTGCCATTGTTGAAAATCAGATGCTGGCCCACCCCATTACCACTTTGGGAAAGGTGGTAGACCTGGACGAGATAGTTAAAGCGCAGGAAGCCGTCCGGCGCGTCTACATGGACCGTCTAGTTACAGACTACGCCGTGGCCATCGTCAGCGCCACCAGGCAGCACCCCCTTATCCACCTCGGCGCTTCACCCAGGGCCACCCTTTCCCTTGTAGCCTTGGCCCAGGCCAACGCCCTGGTGGAAGGCAGGGACTTTGTGCTGCCCGACGATATCAAGGCCGTAGCCGCCGAGGCCCTTAGCCATCGCGTCATCCTCAACGCGGAAGGGCGCGCCGGCGGCGGCGAAGACCAGGTTGTCGAAAACGTCCTAAGCACCGTCCCCGTAGAACGCACCGCCGCCGCCCAGCGCACCCCCTTCCCCACTGCCCGTGCTGCCAGCTAA
- a CDS encoding transglutaminase domain-containing protein has translation MARQNRAAKSGVKKTPPISLVSTILQTLLSLVLIGLPMYVAFYPLQEAKWVAGLPPLIIPIAISLTFSLLLAYRGVSWRFAHPAATLLSGGLALGLGLPALSGGVDMGMGMFLIFVAAWLSHVAVWLSLRGPAPVLMGMPGLLVVLITLTFLPSDYFKYVPLYLLSLAPALAHFHVRRWVTQTGVLARGAPLLAALALVGVAVGFTWSAPSPEDPIRPNATKKFEDQFYGFWENTASVFDKLPNRRQWPQFNLHPDLPFNSVTDQSDDIMMLVKSDDAYKWRYRVYETYTGEGWTREEVAATDATTGVDLKDELQGLSDRKEVEIRVRLLSTNTHMATVGVPVGAEGTVLAEASPDRSFVFNLSGSQSTFLPPDLRTFRNDLANRRGSGRTSAAIERAVSAVGLEITSGLSSSSNPTSVTVQRAQEEVVPSLALLFSRRQAPPRSYLTRGSISVATPGDLRQASRSYPEWVTDRYLQLPTAYPQTVRSLATTLAAGQTNPYDIALSIQEFLHNIPYSLNVEAPPKGRDAVEWFLTEKHVGFCMYYASAMTTMLRSLGIPARLVVGFAPGDLDPDRDAYVVRAKHYHAWPEVYFPEYGWVEFEPTPPGVQSGLQELGLGDFGVATTPPPQVLEDECFLAGIDCGFVDDPSLNNGSDIELDNIVPNNPVVTDTEGGGGSLPTRPFMLAIFSLGALAAIIFAINMYMRHLRLRNGAPALNYMLLGLLGRLAGVPRRLQHTPSEYGLIMARALPAYAGSIERVVKSYELVLFSRAKTLDSEQALSLQRSWRTLRWGLLGLILRRRILRWFPPWRQAARPAPSPA, from the coding sequence ATGGCCAGACAAAACCGTGCCGCTAAAAGCGGAGTGAAGAAAACCCCTCCCATCAGCTTGGTATCCACCATCTTGCAGACCTTGCTCAGCCTTGTCCTTATAGGCCTCCCTATGTACGTAGCCTTCTATCCGCTTCAGGAGGCCAAATGGGTTGCCGGCCTGCCGCCTCTGATTATCCCCATAGCCATATCTCTTACCTTCAGCCTCCTCCTCGCCTATCGAGGGGTTTCCTGGCGCTTTGCCCATCCCGCGGCCACCCTTTTATCGGGCGGTCTGGCCCTTGGCCTCGGCCTGCCAGCCCTAAGCGGCGGTGTGGATATGGGAATGGGGATGTTCCTCATATTCGTAGCCGCATGGCTCTCCCACGTCGCCGTCTGGCTGTCCCTCCGCGGCCCGGCCCCCGTCCTCATGGGTATGCCAGGCCTTCTGGTTGTCCTCATCACCCTGACTTTTCTACCCTCCGACTACTTCAAGTACGTGCCCCTCTATCTCTTGTCCCTGGCCCCGGCCCTGGCCCACTTCCACGTGCGAAGATGGGTCACCCAGACCGGCGTCCTGGCCCGTGGCGCTCCCCTCCTAGCCGCCCTGGCCCTCGTCGGCGTCGCCGTGGGGTTCACCTGGTCGGCCCCTTCCCCGGAAGACCCCATTCGCCCTAACGCCACCAAAAAGTTCGAAGACCAGTTCTACGGCTTCTGGGAAAACACCGCCAGCGTCTTTGACAAACTGCCTAATCGACGCCAGTGGCCCCAGTTCAACCTCCACCCAGACCTGCCCTTCAACTCTGTCACCGACCAGAGCGATGACATCATGATGCTGGTCAAATCGGACGACGCCTACAAATGGCGCTATCGTGTCTATGAGACCTACACCGGCGAAGGCTGGACCAGGGAGGAGGTGGCGGCCACAGACGCTACCACCGGCGTCGACTTAAAAGATGAGCTCCAGGGACTGTCGGATCGTAAAGAGGTAGAAATCCGTGTGCGGCTCCTCTCCACCAACACCCACATGGCTACCGTCGGCGTGCCTGTTGGAGCTGAGGGCACCGTCCTGGCTGAGGCGTCCCCGGACAGAAGTTTTGTTTTTAACCTCTCCGGCAGCCAGTCCACCTTCCTCCCCCCGGACCTGAGGACTTTTCGCAACGATCTCGCAAACAGGCGCGGCTCCGGCCGCACCTCCGCCGCCATAGAGCGTGCCGTCTCCGCCGTTGGCCTTGAGATCACGTCAGGCCTCTCTTCCTCCTCCAATCCCACATCTGTTACTGTGCAGCGCGCCCAGGAAGAGGTTGTCCCTTCCCTGGCCCTTCTCTTCTCCAGGCGCCAAGCCCCTCCCAGAAGCTACCTCACCCGGGGCTCCATATCCGTAGCCACCCCTGGAGACCTCCGGCAAGCCTCCCGCAGCTACCCTGAGTGGGTGACAGACCGCTATCTGCAGCTTCCCACCGCCTATCCCCAGACTGTGCGGTCTCTAGCGACTACCCTGGCCGCCGGCCAGACGAATCCCTACGACATTGCCCTCAGCATCCAGGAGTTCCTCCACAATATACCCTACAGCCTGAACGTGGAAGCGCCGCCCAAGGGCAGGGATGCCGTCGAGTGGTTCCTCACCGAAAAGCATGTCGGCTTCTGCATGTATTACGCCTCCGCCATGACCACCATGCTCCGTTCCCTCGGCATCCCCGCTCGATTGGTCGTAGGCTTCGCCCCCGGCGATCTCGACCCTGACCGCGACGCCTACGTAGTCCGCGCCAAGCACTACCACGCCTGGCCGGAAGTCTACTTCCCAGAATACGGCTGGGTCGAATTCGAGCCTACTCCGCCCGGCGTTCAGAGCGGCCTTCAGGAGCTTGGCCTTGGCGACTTCGGTGTCGCCACTACTCCACCCCCGCAAGTCCTGGAGGACGAATGCTTCCTCGCCGGTATAGACTGCGGTTTCGTGGACGACCCCTCACTCAACAACGGCAGCGATATTGAGTTGGATAACATTGTTCCAAACAACCCAGTAGTAACGGATACCGAAGGCGGCGGAGGCTCCTTGCCTACACGGCCCTTCATGCTCGCCATTTTTTCCCTTGGCGCGCTGGCGGCTATCATCTTCGCCATTAACATGTACATGCGCCATCTAAGATTAAGGAACGGCGCCCCCGCCCTCAACTACATGCTCCTTGGACTCCTGGGAAGGCTGGCGGGAGTACCTCGCAGGCTCCAGCACACCCCCTCCGAATACGGGCTTATCATGGCCCGCGCCCTCCCTGCTTACGCGGGTTCCATAGAACGCGTGGTGAAGTCCTATGAATTGGTGCTTTTCAGCCGCGCCAAAACCCTGGACTCCGAGCAGGCGCTATCCCTCCAGCGCTCCTGGCGCACCCTTAGGTGGGGCCTTCTGGGCCTCATCCTGCGACGCCGCATCCTGCGATGGTTCCCCCCCTGGCGGCAGGCCGCCCGTCCGGCCCCCTCCCCCGCCTAG
- a CDS encoding DUF58 domain-containing protein, whose amino-acid sequence MRRLITLVFFLLLALVLALATGYRPLYLVLYTLVSISALAYLWAWIQTRGLEAAVENLTSRPHVGQPILLKVTLRDRWGLPRIALRVQPDNVSLETQNSVNLRPRGSFEFSVNARSHHRGYNPIGRVTVTASDPLGIAHIQRRLGSSHDVLVYPEVIQLTPGLSVGSAALGHIGYVTTLASASTSASRVREYHPGDSLSHIHWPTTARRNSLMTKEFDSGGHSEVWIFVDLQGSNQAGTAPENTEEYSITIAASIAYSLIDQGQLVGLAYQGAVFQRIAPKRTAEHLWDVLTALAVARAQGSAPIAALVENSVPFLAPGSVVLAVASGSAAPLVALGHRMERTGASLVPVMLDPSSFAQGKQNGAKAPSSNGSVPVFNIRQGDNLGPSLSSVMDRLIY is encoded by the coding sequence ATGAGAAGGCTCATAACTCTAGTCTTCTTCTTGTTGCTGGCCTTGGTCTTAGCCCTGGCCACCGGATACAGGCCCTTATACCTCGTCCTTTACACCCTGGTTTCCATATCAGCCCTGGCCTACCTCTGGGCGTGGATACAGACTCGCGGCCTTGAAGCCGCCGTCGAAAACCTCACCTCCAGGCCCCACGTAGGTCAGCCTATCCTCCTCAAAGTAACCCTCCGCGACAGATGGGGACTCCCTCGAATCGCCCTGCGGGTGCAGCCGGACAACGTATCCCTTGAAACTCAGAACTCGGTTAACCTGCGACCAAGAGGCTCCTTCGAATTCAGCGTCAACGCCAGAAGCCATCATCGCGGCTACAATCCTATCGGCCGCGTCACTGTCACCGCCAGCGACCCCTTAGGCATAGCCCACATCCAGCGGCGCCTCGGCTCCTCTCATGATGTCCTGGTCTATCCTGAAGTCATCCAACTGACGCCCGGCCTCTCCGTCGGCTCCGCCGCCCTGGGCCACATCGGCTATGTCACCACCCTTGCCAGCGCCAGCACCTCCGCCTCCAGGGTCCGCGAGTACCACCCGGGCGACAGCCTGAGCCATATCCACTGGCCCACCACGGCGCGTCGCAACAGCCTCATGACCAAGGAGTTTGACAGCGGCGGCCACAGCGAAGTCTGGATCTTTGTGGACCTCCAGGGGTCAAACCAGGCGGGGACCGCCCCGGAGAACACCGAGGAGTATTCCATCACCATCGCTGCCTCCATAGCCTACAGCCTCATTGACCAGGGCCAGTTAGTGGGACTGGCTTACCAGGGCGCCGTCTTCCAGCGCATAGCTCCCAAACGCACCGCCGAGCATCTATGGGACGTCCTGACCGCCCTCGCTGTCGCCAGGGCCCAGGGCAGCGCGCCCATCGCGGCCCTGGTAGAAAACAGCGTCCCCTTCCTCGCTCCGGGCAGCGTCGTCTTAGCCGTGGCGTCAGGCTCCGCCGCCCCCCTGGTCGCCCTGGGACATCGAATGGAGCGCACCGGCGCGTCGCTGGTGCCCGTCATGCTGGACCCCTCCAGCTTCGCTCAAGGCAAACAAAACGGCGCTAAAGCCCCCTCCTCCAACGGCTCCGTCCCCGTCTTCAACATCCGGCAGGGCGACAATCTCGGTCCTTCTCTTTCTTCAGTCATGGACCGTCTTATTTACTAG
- a CDS encoding cytochrome c3 family protein codes for MGALIPPFIPKKLFYLSLALGGLLSIAISVLVGVFVIKAWWGTPFEVFGWAGPPEQPIAFPHTTHVKIDGINCAFCHRGVLSGDAATLPAVEQCLFCHQTIQGQNAPPEIAKLINYFNEGQPINWEKVHRLPDHVQFAHEPHVRFLTETRGLNIEAACSTCHGNVRDMVEVEQVRRLKMGDCVDCHRNNLDATENKDITDCTACHY; via the coding sequence ATGGGCGCCCTCATACCGCCCTTCATCCCTAAAAAACTCTTTTATTTGTCCCTGGCGTTAGGCGGCCTCCTTTCCATTGCTATCTCTGTCCTCGTCGGCGTCTTCGTTATAAAAGCCTGGTGGGGCACGCCTTTTGAAGTCTTCGGCTGGGCTGGCCCTCCCGAGCAGCCCATAGCCTTCCCCCACACCACCCACGTTAAAATCGACGGCATCAACTGCGCCTTCTGCCATCGCGGCGTTCTCAGCGGCGACGCCGCCACCCTCCCCGCCGTGGAGCAGTGCCTCTTCTGCCATCAGACCATCCAGGGCCAGAACGCCCCTCCCGAAATCGCGAAACTCATTAACTATTTCAATGAAGGCCAGCCCATCAACTGGGAGAAAGTCCACCGCCTTCCCGACCACGTCCAGTTCGCCCACGAACCCCACGTCCGCTTCCTCACTGAGACCCGCGGCCTTAACATAGAAGCCGCCTGCTCCACCTGCCACGGCAATGTCCGCGACATGGTGGAAGTGGAACAGGTCCGCCGCCTCAAGATGGGCGACTGCGTGGACTGCCATAGAAACAACCTGGACGCCACCGAGAACAAGGACATCACAGACTGCACGGCCTGTCACTATTAA
- a CDS encoding 4Fe-4S ferredoxin, producing the protein MKVSRRDFLKLAGLSTVGAVACNIFPDREFQEQSPLRIPEDMVTGVDNWYATTARGGIETEGLVIRVMEGRAKKVEGNPLFPTNQGAHSMRSEALLQELYHPDRIPSPMRRVGARGSGQWEPITWDDALNTLRDRLSGVSNRNQMLMVTNSMRGSMANLAQSFAQAYGGRSAALDLMHETVAAQVVRDLFGQDRMPVFDIRNSEYVLSFGADFLATWGSPIQFSKGYGHFRQGEGRSRGTLVHVDPRFSLTAANADQWVPIRPGHEGRLALSIAHVIISEGLGSAAAVNAMTGGNRNVLEAYAPERISHELNIPLIHGKSPVDMIKEIAHDLASHGPRSIAIGGGSAGAHTNGYFNLAAIYALNFLVGSVGQQGGVILNPPAPTPEFGAFLNPTTVRDWQGIRNDIAGGAVRLVMVRGADPVHSLAALDFAGAINRDDVFVVSFATVPNDTSHMADLILPERAALEDWGSDVPNIGPGFQVVGIQQPVVNPLPEYDPMGFGDVLLRMAAELGIANKAPLNHVTFADVLKDHARGLQALNRGSVRNASFDAFWNRLLQQGGWWDEGSRGAAPPAAPRLADIVAMARDAVISGPTGGNTFNLLAFPHISLTDGRGANLPWLQSTPDPITSVAWTTWVELNTDTADLLDLKEGDYVNIEGPNGRSFTARVYHHPAAPKDMISVPMGQGHRNAGQYAAGRGANVLEILGLPVEERTGALAWSSTRVRLTPAGRNDSIPKFEGIVPAFQLSEHEAIVKVTNEG; encoded by the coding sequence ATGAAAGTATCTCGAAGAGATTTCTTGAAACTCGCTGGCCTCTCCACCGTCGGAGCCGTGGCCTGCAACATATTCCCTGACCGGGAGTTCCAAGAACAGAGTCCCCTGCGGATTCCCGAGGACATGGTCACTGGCGTGGATAACTGGTACGCCACCACCGCCCGGGGCGGCATCGAGACCGAAGGCCTGGTGATACGCGTTATGGAAGGCCGCGCCAAAAAGGTGGAAGGCAACCCTCTCTTCCCCACCAACCAGGGCGCCCACAGTATGCGTTCCGAAGCCCTCCTCCAGGAGCTTTACCACCCTGACCGCATCCCCTCGCCTATGCGGCGTGTCGGCGCCCGAGGCTCCGGCCAGTGGGAGCCGATAACCTGGGACGACGCCCTAAACACCCTCCGAGACCGCCTCAGCGGCGTCTCAAATCGTAATCAGATGCTCATGGTCACCAACTCCATGCGCGGCAGCATGGCTAACCTGGCCCAGTCCTTCGCTCAGGCCTACGGCGGCCGCTCCGCCGCCCTGGACCTCATGCACGAGACCGTGGCCGCCCAGGTCGTCCGCGACCTTTTCGGCCAGGACCGGATGCCCGTTTTCGATATCAGGAACTCGGAATACGTCCTCTCCTTTGGCGCAGACTTCCTTGCCACCTGGGGCTCGCCCATCCAGTTCTCCAAGGGCTACGGCCACTTCCGACAGGGCGAAGGCCGCTCCCGCGGTACCCTTGTCCACGTCGACCCCCGCTTCTCCCTCACCGCCGCCAACGCCGACCAGTGGGTCCCCATCCGGCCCGGTCATGAAGGCAGGCTCGCCCTCAGCATCGCCCACGTCATCATCTCGGAGGGCCTCGGCAGCGCCGCCGCCGTCAACGCCATGACCGGCGGCAACCGCAACGTCCTGGAGGCCTACGCCCCGGAACGTATCTCCCACGAACTGAACATTCCTCTCATCCACGGCAAGTCCCCCGTGGACATGATTAAAGAAATCGCCCACGACCTCGCCAGCCACGGCCCTCGAAGCATCGCCATCGGCGGCGGCTCCGCCGGCGCTCACACCAACGGCTATTTCAACCTCGCCGCCATTTACGCCCTCAACTTCCTCGTCGGCAGCGTAGGTCAGCAGGGCGGCGTTATCCTCAACCCTCCCGCGCCGACCCCTGAGTTCGGCGCATTCCTAAATCCCACCACGGTTCGGGACTGGCAGGGCATCCGAAACGACATCGCCGGCGGCGCCGTCAGGCTGGTCATGGTCCGCGGCGCTGACCCCGTCCACAGCCTCGCCGCCCTCGACTTCGCCGGCGCCATCAACCGCGACGATGTCTTCGTCGTCTCCTTTGCCACCGTCCCCAACGACACCTCCCACATGGCCGACCTTATCCTCCCCGAGCGCGCCGCCCTGGAGGACTGGGGCAGCGACGTTCCCAACATCGGCCCTGGTTTCCAGGTCGTCGGCATTCAGCAGCCCGTGGTCAACCCCCTGCCCGAGTACGACCCCATGGGCTTCGGCGATGTTCTCCTCCGTATGGCCGCCGAGTTAGGCATCGCCAACAAGGCCCCTCTGAACCATGTCACCTTCGCCGATGTCCTCAAGGACCACGCCCGTGGCCTTCAAGCGCTGAATCGCGGCTCCGTCCGCAACGCCAGCTTCGACGCCTTCTGGAACCGCCTCCTCCAGCAAGGCGGATGGTGGGATGAAGGCTCTCGTGGCGCAGCCCCTCCCGCCGCTCCCAGACTCGCCGATATCGTCGCCATGGCCCGCGACGCCGTTATTAGCGGCCCCACCGGCGGCAACACCTTCAACCTCCTGGCCTTCCCCCACATCTCCCTTACCGACGGCCGCGGCGCCAACCTGCCCTGGCTTCAGTCCACCCCCGACCCCATCACCTCCGTCGCCTGGACCACCTGGGTGGAGTTGAACACCGACACCGCTGACCTCCTAGATCTGAAGGAAGGCGATTATGTGAACATAGAAGGTCCCAACGGCAGGTCCTTCACCGCCCGCGTCTATCACCATCCCGCCGCGCCCAAGGATATGATCAGCGTGCCTATGGGCCAGGGCCACCGCAACGCCGGCCAGTACGCCGCCGGTCGAGGCGCCAACGTCCTGGAAATCCTCGGCCTGCCTGTCGAAGAACGCACCGGCGCCCTTGCCTGGTCTTCCACTCGCGTGCGGCTTACACCCGCCGGGCGCAATGACAGCATTCCCAAGTTTGAAGGCATCGTGCCCGCCTTCCAGCTCAGCGAGCATGAGGCCATCGTTAAGGTGACCAACGAGGGATAA
- a CDS encoding TIGR03619 family F420-dependent LLM class oxidoreductase gives MSKPKVRIGFAPGQFPDSPQGHDTVRQLAHLGDEVGYDSVWFSDRVVGGRFPLEPIVALSMTAAYSPKLKFGASVLALPLRNPVLLAKELATLDYLSKGRLLPAVGLGQDDPAEYQACGVSKEGRAERTDEAITVMRRLWQEDSVTHHGRFFSFDDVSIVPKPFQKPAPPIWIGGRSKAAQKRTGRLGDGWLVSQATPQEIEQGCRVIFAAAGEHGRAVDEGHIGTMLGFCIAADDAQAALIAQPYLGRPRDDMPFQHYTALGPPRQISSLINDYIAAGATKFVARPLCPADQAMSQLRLFGQEILPLFHR, from the coding sequence ATGTCTAAACCAAAAGTCCGCATCGGCTTCGCTCCCGGCCAGTTCCCTGACAGCCCCCAGGGCCACGACACCGTGCGACAGCTGGCGCATCTAGGCGACGAGGTCGGCTACGACTCCGTCTGGTTCAGCGACCGCGTCGTCGGTGGCCGCTTCCCTCTGGAACCCATCGTCGCCCTCTCTATGACCGCCGCCTACTCCCCAAAGCTCAAATTCGGCGCCAGCGTCCTCGCCCTCCCCCTCCGAAATCCCGTCCTCCTGGCCAAGGAGCTGGCCACCCTGGACTACCTATCCAAAGGCCGCCTCCTCCCCGCCGTCGGTCTCGGCCAGGACGACCCCGCCGAGTATCAGGCCTGCGGCGTGTCCAAAGAAGGTCGCGCCGAACGCACTGACGAAGCCATCACAGTCATGCGCCGACTCTGGCAAGAGGACTCGGTCACCCACCACGGCCGCTTCTTCTCCTTCGATGACGTTTCTATCGTTCCAAAGCCCTTCCAAAAACCGGCGCCGCCCATCTGGATTGGCGGGCGCAGCAAGGCCGCCCAAAAACGCACGGGCCGCCTCGGCGACGGCTGGCTGGTCTCCCAGGCCACGCCTCAGGAAATCGAGCAGGGCTGCCGCGTCATCTTTGCCGCCGCCGGCGAGCATGGCCGCGCCGTTGACGAAGGTCACATTGGCACTATGCTGGGCTTCTGCATCGCCGCCGACGACGCCCAGGCCGCGCTCATCGCCCAGCCCTACCTGGGCCGCCCCCGTGACGATATGCCCTTCCAACACTACACCGCCCTGGGCCCGCCCCGCCAAATCTCCTCCCTCATCAACGACTACATCGCCGCCGGCGCCACCAAGTTTGTTGCCAGACCTCTCTGCCCCGCCGACCAGGCTATGTCCCAACTGAGGCTCTTCGGCCAGGAAATCCTCCCGCTTTTTCATAGGTAG